In Microcaecilia unicolor chromosome 1, aMicUni1.1, whole genome shotgun sequence, the following are encoded in one genomic region:
- the SELENOS gene encoding selenoprotein S has translation MELGGEPIPSKPVLETEGITFLQQTVGSALADYGWYIFFGGIATFLVIQRLVGSLRQRQSDAPEASAVDPAMVVKQQEAMAAARLRMQEELDAQAEKYKEKQRLLEEEKRRQKIEMWESLQEGKSYKGTPRKTQELPAQASMSSTARKSEQKPLRRNDYSPLSGNSGGSCSWRPGRRGPALGGG, from the exons atggagctgggaggggagccGATCCCTAGTAAGCCGGTGTTGGAGACGGAGGGGATCACTTTCCTGCAGCAGACCG TGGGCTCGGCCTTGGCAGACTATGGCTGGTATATATTCTTTGGCGGCATTGCCACTTTCCTGGTTATTCAGCGGCTCGTGGGGAGCCTGAGGCAGAGACAGTCGGATGCACCAGAAGCCTCTGCAGTCG ATCCTGCCATGGTTGTGAAACAGCAGGAAGCGATGGCAGCTGCAAGGCTTCGAATGCAGGAAGAACTAGATGCCCAGGCTGAGAAGTACAAAGAGAAGCAAAGACTG cttgaagaggagaaacgcAGACAGAAAATAGAAATGTGGGAGAGCCTGCAAGAAGGGAAGAGCTACAAAGGAACTCCAAGAAAGACCCAG GAGCTGCCAGCGCAAGCAtcgatgtcctcaactgcccgaaAGTCAGAGCAGAAACCCCTGAGGAGAAATG ATTATAGCCCTTTGTCTGGGAACAGCGGTGGATCATGTTCGTGGAGGCCTGGGCGCCGAGGACCTGCCTTGGGTGGCGGATGA